Proteins encoded together in one Verrucomicrobiota bacterium window:
- a CDS encoding DUF1445 domain-containing protein produces MGYVQCNLVILRKAFAFDFLLYCQRNQRACPVLEVCDPGETEPRLSAPGADLRTDVPRYAVYREGRSVQDETDISHLWEPDFVSFLIGSGITFDEALERAGVPTDKNRWVLRTNLPTQPAGPFHGPLIVTMRWLTPQQAIVATQVTSRFPFNHGAPIHIGDPDAIGADLKNPMLGPPVSAVPKEFVSVFWACGVTPQAAAEAAKIDLMIAHAPGHGFITDLKADQLCLP; encoded by the coding sequence ATGGGCTACGTGCAGTGTAATCTGGTCATCCTTCGCAAAGCGTTCGCGTTCGACTTTCTCCTGTATTGCCAGCGCAATCAGCGCGCCTGCCCGGTGCTGGAAGTCTGTGACCCAGGCGAGACCGAACCGCGGCTGAGCGCGCCTGGTGCTGACCTGCGCACCGACGTCCCGCGTTACGCCGTGTATCGCGAGGGACGCAGCGTCCAGGACGAAACGGACATTTCCCATCTTTGGGAGCCGGACTTCGTCTCGTTCCTGATCGGATCAGGCATCACGTTTGACGAAGCGCTGGAAAGGGCCGGAGTTCCGACGGACAAGAACCGATGGGTTCTGCGCACTAATCTCCCAACCCAACCAGCCGGCCCGTTTCACGGCCCGCTCATTGTGACGATGCGTTGGTTGACGCCGCAGCAAGCGATCGTTGCCACGCAAGTGACTTCACGCTTTCCTTTCAATCACGGCGCCCCCATCCACATCGGCGACCCGGACGCGATTGGCGCTGATCTGAAGAATCCCATGCTGGGTCCGCCTGTTTCCGCGGTGCCGAAGGAATTTGTCTCCGTCTTTTGGGCGTGCGGCGTGACGCCTCAAGCCGCCGCGGAAGCCGCGAAAATCGACCTGATGATTGCCCATGCTCCCGGCCACGGCTTCATCACCGATCTCAAAGCGGACCAACTTTGCCTGCCATAA